In the Neodiprion virginianus isolate iyNeoVirg1 chromosome 2, iyNeoVirg1.1, whole genome shotgun sequence genome, GATGTCGTCATACGATTGTGAGCCAGATTTATTAACTGAAGTTTCTCATTACTTGCAGGCAGAAACTAACAAATCACCTTTTAAGGAATGTAACTTTAGTATTAGACGCAATTTCAATACGCGCAGAAGCGGCTTATGATGTAGCTAAAGACGAGTATTTTGGCTTTATCAATTATGGTGATTTTTGATTTCCTCATTTCTGTTACACTCGTTCTGTAactttcaaactttgatgtattactttatttattatttcttcatttcttattttttccttgTTCTGTGATACACCGGGCATGCCtatcaattcaaattttaaccaACTGGTTTACTTGCCTCTGTTATGCTCAGCATAATGTGATAGTTATTATGTGATATTTTATTCTAATAACCctattttggtttttttccttttccatGATGTACCTGCAATGGCAATCATTACATACTTTGACCAAATTACCTATTCATTAATATAATTCCTTATCTTGTCATTCATTCCCTTTTCACACAGCGCAGAAGTAAATTATATCCTAGAGACGTCGAACCAATTCTGGAACATTCGTAAGCCTTTCGACGTTTTTAAGAATTCATTGAGTTCTGTACTATCTAGGTGAGTTCCGCTTTTCTCACTTCTTTACTgcattaataatttattttcatgatttaGATCCCATCAATATCAACCTTCGACAAGTCTATTGCAAGTATACTTGAATTGTAGATTTCATACTTAAGTTATATTTTGCATCTTCTAATATTTATATCACACAAATCCAAATTTTCGGCCATATTGATCTGAAAAGATTTGATTTTCCAGATACAGCAGGGGTATGGAGAGATAAAACTGTAATATATACATCAATTGGTAATAGCATATGATAATTATTCTTCTGGGCCTGGCTCAATCTCAGGATAGCATCATTTTGTGGTGATTTTCTCCAACTGATACATCGATGGCTGAAAACACCAAAATCAGCGGCAAAATGAAGCGGAAACAATCTATTTATACAAAAATGTAATCTACTTCTCAGTTCTGAACAGGGAGTATCAATCTATATCCATACGAAAATGTAATAAACTTCTAAATCAATTTGTATATACGTAATTTATTctacatattataatacattcaTGATTAACAGGATTCATTTTATGATTTACACGTTCATACTtgcatattttatacactaatTTAACCACTTTTGCCATgattaggattttttttcatacattgttcaatttatacgtgaataaaacgaataaatagaaacaaaaaatgaagaaatttcagCGAGTCTGCGCACAATCTTATCTTTAGGATAAACCATGGTGACTAAAGGTCATTTGAGGTAAGGAGGCCGAACGCGTATGGCGGAATCGTCGAAAAGTGGATCGTGAAAGTCACTAGCGCCGCCAGGCGGGTAAAATCCGCGGATCGTTCATCACTTTCACGGTCCATTTTGCCAGCATTGGGTTCGGCCTCCTTACCTCTAGTCTCCATGGGACAAACCCACGGTCTTAAATCAAACCATAGGGACAAACTGTCAGTCTCAGAGGGCAGATGTTTGTGCTCGGTTAGTAGATATTGTGTGCGACAGGTGCGTACCAACTGCAACGACAACTATCTCTGTCGGACGCGCTgcgcccccccccccattaCCGGAGCGCTCGTTCCAGTGTAATATAGAGATCAGTGACTGATGGCTGGTGTTGAAAGCGGCCCAGACAGGAAAATACAGTTAATTTCGTGAATGACTGATAGTGATACAGATTCGGCAAACGAGTATACACGTTTGATGGACGGGCACGTTGCCGAAGTTCGCCCAGACGGGTTGGTCTCTGATCGGAGAAAACGACGTTCAAAAAGCCACGAACGTCCCGTGGCAAGCGAGACTTCCTCACAGGTATTGTTCCACAAAATTGCTTTCGTATGAGTTGCgggtttttttaaaaatcaggATGTTCGTTTGTTGCGCACAAGAATTTGTACACCCACCTAGACCTTGTAGGATATCACGGATGAATTTCTCGTTGgcatattttcattccatgTAGGAACATTGGCATAATTGGCCATTGGATGACACATCCTACTGTCATACATCAAATGTAATCGCGATTGTCCTTTTTATGTTTGTGTCTCAAACACAATTTTTACTTTATGCGGATGCATCAAATGTTTCATTCTCATGAATGCATTGGGAAAATATGGAGCTTTACACGGTTTTGTGCCTCACAAGTATTTCTAACATAGGCAGAGCGTCAAAAGTCTAATTCTATACCGCAGGCAAAGTGACAGTTGGTCGAATTATCTCAACTGGTAAAGTAGGAATCTGTTTTTTTCGCTACTATTTGACTCGATGTACTCATTTGAAATATCTGctatacaaaaaattttgtagcTCTTTTCTgccttacttttcttttcccttATCGCCCTTATCCTCACAGTCAATTTGAGAAAACTAGTCAATACAAAAAGTAGTCAATTTCTTAACAATTCTACAAGAACACTGACTCTAAGATTCCACTTTCAATGTGTTAAGAAGTTATAAAAACATTAATTCAATGATTCCTTTCCAAAGTTCtcacttttattcaataaatttgatATACGCTGTAACAGTAAAACACGAATTCTGAAGTGCAtgtaaagattttttatttcaaattgctGTAAACAACTGAAAGTGCCTTGGATTCACACTCTGTGATCAATGTGCTGCACATCTTTGACATTGGAATGATTTTTGATAGACAAATCACTTTGATAGGGGGAAAATGGAGTTCCAGATGTTCGCATCGAAACGCCAGGGTCTACAACTCTCGTAATACCAGAACGAAGAAGACATGGATCAAATTCTGGGGGCCCACCTAATAACTCTGATGAATTCACAaatgaagatgaagaggaaTTGAAATATGGAGCTGCTCACGTCATAAAGCTATTCGTCCCAGTATCGCTTTGCATGCTAGTAGTGGTTGCCACTATCAACTCCGTCAATTTCTACACAATCAAGGacatatatttgtatgtggagataatttattttacatcttAAATGACATTACAGTTTGATTATTGCACTAAATTCCActgcaaattattattccattaaaaaaattgttttttttatttcaactttttttataGATTGTATACACCATTCCGCGAAGAAAGTCCACATACGAGTACGAAGGTATGGCAGGCCATTGCCAATTCGTTCATACTGATGTCAGTCATTGTGGTAATGACTGTGATATTAATTCTACTGTACAAGTATAGATTTTATAAAACTATACATGCTTGGCTAATCCTGAGCTCTTTGATGCTCCTCTTCTTATTCTCGATATTATATTGCGAGTGAGTAAAAATCGTGACTAAacttaattgaaataataataataataatatatattgttggttatattttattcaatttaattttatcactcTTTGTATGGAAAATCTTTATGCCATAGATTTAGTTCTAGAAAGCTTGATTCCTTATTTAGATCCTTTAGCGATCTGgcagaaattcaaatttttttttttctagggAAGTGCTGAGGGCTTATAATATACCAATGGATCTTATAACATTTTCCATTGGTTTGTGGAATTTTGGAGTTGCTGGAATGATCTGTATTCACTGGCAGGGGCCGCTACGTCTGCAACAAGCCTATCTAATTTTCATTGCTGCATTAATGGCCCTGGTGTTCATCAAGTATCTACCTGAGTGGACCACTTGGGTTGTTCTCGGAGTCATTAGTATTTGGGGTAATTATTATTGGGAATTTTTTAATCAGCAGATAGTACAGTAAGCATTCAACATATTTTCCTCatgttttagatttttaattcaaaataaatacgaattgtttaattattcaacTGTTAAGATAAATTTACTGTTAAacaaattgttaaaaatttttcttccactaACTCTGGTATAATTTTGCAGATTTGATAGCTGTGCTCACACCCAACGGACCTCTTCGAATACTAGTTGAGACAGCACAAGCGAGAAATGAGCCGATATTCCCGGCATTAATTTATTCTTCGACGATTCTCTATACCTTCACCATGAATTATGTTGGCTATGTAGCTACACCAACGGTGTCTATGGCCAGTGGCGATGCAGCTGCAGGTGATACTGTTGGCTCACCAACTCCTACACAAACACGGAGAAGTGCTGGAGCTGGAGATTCAGAGGAAGGTGGTTTCACTAATGAATGGGTAGCAACACATGGTAATGAACAATCTAAAACGCTTCAAGCTAGACAATGGTTAGCTGAAAACTGGAAATAAGAATATTAGCTCATTTGTATCAGAGGAGCGGtaaattgtgaatttaatTGCAGCTGATCGAAGTGCGAGGAGAGCTAGAGAAATTAGAGAAGAGCCCTCATCGTTAACTGAGCCTTCTCGACCTGGTCAGTATAGGAACGAGTcgcaacagcaacagcaagCTGCCATGGAAGAGGAAAGAGGAATTAAGCTGGGCCTGggagattttattttctattgtGTCCTAGTAGGCAAAGCGTCCAGTTATGGTGACTGGAATACGACACTGGCTTGTTTCGTGGCCATATTAATTGTATGTACAGATTATGGAGTAACATGATTGAATGAATGTACGTTTATAATGCTGACGCATTCTTATGTTTCTGTTCTTAGGGCCTGTGCCTGACGCTGCTCCTCCTagctattttcaaaaaagctCTACCAGCTCTTCCGATTTCAATCACAGTTggtttgatattttatttcgcaACTAGAGTGATCGTTGCGCCATTTGCGGACAGTCTAGCCAGTGAACAAGTATTTATTTAACTTTCGGGACTTTGGATTGAAgtgacgtaaaaaaaatcatatttcgcAATTTACGTCAAGTGATTGTGACATCATGTATATCGTAATGATGAATTGTAAAACCGAATGGTTTTACGAAAACAAACGTGCCGTTTGAAAAGCCCGTGAGCCATTCGTTCTATAAAACCAAGTGCTGCTGTTGCACAGCACGTCATACACTTGACACAATCTAGTTTGATAATAAACTTTGTAATATGTATTGCTAGTAAATTAGCACCTATCCACGATAGTTTTCATGACTTTACTATACAGCGAGAAATGGTCACTACTTTGATATAGTAAAGACGTTTTGATCTACGAACGTGAACGTGAGTGTATGTATTGAGAAGGTTAGAAGTTGAAACTTATTCCAATGATTGGGtggtatatatttattaagtTCCGTTGCTGACAACTAAAACACTTTCATTCGGTCTGTAAATAAAGGAACGATGAACAATTCGGTACAAGGTGTAATTTATGTTTACAAAGCAAAGTTTTTCGTATACGAGTTGTCCTTTTTAATTCAGAGTTACTTAAACCAAGCTCCGCGTcaaattacgaatttcaatCATTCAAGATTGTCATATTGAcgtaatgtaaatttgaaaataataaatactttACATAAATCTACCGCATGATCAAAAACATTACAGGATTCAAGTAAAAAACTCCTACTATAGTCAGCAGAGTAGACTGCGAACTATTGTAGAATAATacaaaaagtggaaaaattatcTTCATTTTGAAGGAGTAGTTTCATGATGGATTTTCCAAAGCTTGAGTCTTTTTGCGGAACATTTGTCCACCAGATTAGACACAGCTTACCTTACAGTAGCGTGTACCGACAAGAATATCGACACGTTTTCCGGTTAGATATGAGCAAATACAAATATCAACATTATTGATAACGGTTATCTACGTTCTCGAGATATAgacacaaattttttcccacatttTTAAGATTGTATTCAATCATGCGTTatgtcgaattttttcatctttaaaatttatcgacttcgacatttttaaatttatgacAACGTCCTTTTCAGCTTATAATCGTTTTGTAATGACATTCCAAGAAGGCACGGGATAGCTATTCGCATCAGCTATTATTCTGTGACcatttagaaattttcacgttcAAATTATTCCTGAAACTGATTCAACCGGAATAGATAATTTCTAAGAAATTAAAGACAGGCGGCTTGCAGCTCTGAGACCATTTTTACAACCAATATCTACACCTATCAAAGTCATCGTAACAGACAGTATAACACCACCAATGTTTTACGAAAAGCCGTCGATTTGTTGCAAAGCATCTGGAACTAAGAACGACATTTCATAAAGCCAACAAAGTTGCAACTGCACTTTGTGATATCTGGTGATATGCCATTCCGAGGGAACAGTAACCAGATACCGCGTCTTCAAGTTACATACAAGACCGTTCGAAGAACGCTGACCGCTTTACCGCGGATCGCCGCACAGCACAAGCCGTGTGTGTGCTCATACTGATACACTGTAGGCGCAACATCGCCTTAATTATTGTTAGTAATCAGAAGTATTCAGTAATTAGCTCAGCATCAGTTGGTTTGACGCATATACGTGTATTAACATACTTGCATCTGTATAATTGACTCCGGAACTCGTAACAGATTCTCGGATTCTCCCTAATCAGTTTTATATACCTCGTCTGCAAATTGATTAGATCAGGCTGCACATAGATTGCTGTCATATACCGAAACGAATTTATCAATCGGATGTCTTAAGGACTTCGTATTGAAACGGGACTGTAAATATCGAATCAAAACGAATTCCGTTCAATTCCGAATCTCTAATTTCGGAGAGCGAATAGGTGTAATCCAGATGCACTAACATCTAAACAAGAACATTGTTTGAGTATTATTCTCCTCATTGCTGTAAAACcaaactaattgtaagtaatttGCGTATCTATTTTTAATTAAGAATGAAGAGATATCAATCGAAGTTCTGCGAATAAGTAGTGTAATACGGCTAAATACTATTAGATAAATTTGTGgcaattatattttcatgatATCTGTGTAGCAACAAGTACTGCTGAAGCCTCAACGACTATTATACGATAATATCCTTGGTCCTTAATGTTGTTTTAATCGTATTGCAAGCGTATAACGCGACTCTGCACCGATTGCTACTTGTTAACAACGAGTCACCGCAGCGTGCCGTTAATAATTCCTGTACACAAAAAGCAACAAAGCATGCTACATATGTGCAGTATACCTGTGTACTTATAGAGACAAACCGTAAACAATTGCGCCTACGAAAACCTACACCGTATGCGGTTGTCTCAGCTATGTCGAGCATCAGAATGACGTAGGTGTGACAATCTCGTAACTAGAAATTGGATAACCCGTGTAggaaaaatgtgaatttttgaaactttcttGCGAACTGAACTTTATTATGAATTTAGTTTATGCGTTTGTCTTCTTCTCTTCATAACGTAGCTGTTCTCTTACAGAGAAAATCACAAAATAACATCCGGCTATCAAGTAATGACTTTTTATTATAACGTAATGTGTCACGAagaagagttttttttttgaatgataCACATATAATTAGTAATTACTATAGTAAATTCTGAGAAACTCTGCTTTAGGCTGATAATTTAAATCGATCAGCATCAGTCGCAAAATTTCTCTTTCCTATCAGTTCATTTGATCTGACCATAGTTGCCTACAGATAAAATTGTGTAgataaaattcatatttcgGAGAGTCTAAACATTGTGATTCGTTCGCTACAGACTCCGCAGTTAGCCAAGCCGCTGTGGCTTCAAGCGTGGGTGGGTGACTCGTTTTGCATTATAGTCGTCATGCCGTACCGGATTCGGCATAGTCACCAGGATTCTCAGGACTGAGGCTATTGTTTGCGAAAACGAGTGCAAAGGTAACGCGTCGGTCAAAAAACTTGTTGAATCTCGTGAGCATGGTGCTAAAACACGTTTTTAGCACGTTTTACTTAGGTACAACTTTTCGGCAAATCACCGTTATTATCACTTCCGTTAAATTGAGTCACCAGTAAATTGGCAATAGCTATTTCATAAAACGTATCAGCGGGATGCGATAATGTATATGGAATCACGAAggcgtataggtatacatatctATGTAGAGCCTTTAAGAACATTCGAACACACAGCTTCGCCCACTTGATATAACTGTATTACGTTTTGTATGTATTCGTAATGCACgatgaatttataattcattGCAAAGATTATTTTAAACATATCAGCCAAattgttgaaaacttttccgcaTTTTCTAATTcatgataaatattttactaGTATTCTTGTAAACATGTAGTTTTAGGCGACGGAAGCGCGGCTATTTTGCAGCTGTCTGGAAATAGAAGGTGGAACAATAGATATTTGAAGTGTTGTTAAATAGGAAAGATCACGGATATTAGAATATGGGTTTTATGCGACATGTAGAGATTACAAATCATGTGGTTATAATGGATTCTTACAGTATCGGTGTGTGTTAAGTAAGGTATACACATTAcagttgttgaaaataatagcatAGGACTTAAACCGCTAAATTCTAAAACCAAATAACATGCGCTAATTAATTTAGAATACAGAATAAATCAATTATCGTTACCTCATCGTCAGTGCGCATATCATTTCCGTTTATTCATTACCATACGACTTATTTAACGGTAACCGGTAATGACATGTGATGTGCATACACTATAAAATTCGCAAACGCGCGAAATTTGGTCGCAGTAACGTGACTAGAGGCAATGGATCCCACGCGGTGAAAACTATCCTTTCGAAGAGTGCAATTGGTGCATTTCATCATGGTAAACAATTACATGTAAAATACACATGATTCTACTACGCTTCTATCTTGAGCTATCACCGCATCATAATTTATGCGGTTTTCATTCATCCTCTGGACTAATCCGAGCCGCAGCTGACTCGCAACACTTACTCTTACCAAATTAGTCCCCGCTGAGATGCTGCGtttctaaataaatataaaaatttggcTGCGCAGagccttttttttcttataaactAATTTCGGACATTCAGCATTTGGACACCGCAATAAAACCAACGGAACCCGCCAATGATCCGTCACTGGGCCGACAGGCAGATTGCCGCGCATGCGCACGGCGCTGTTCAAGCATCGGTGGGCACGGAGTGGGGGTCGAAACCTGTTCGCGAGACTCCGACGCCTACTCGGCGTCTGTTCACTCCAGTTCGCTCTGTTCGCCACTCGCGTGTTTCCGCGACAAGTGCAGGCTGCCGGAGTGCGGAACAGTCGGATTTGACAGGCGGAGGttttggcgcatgcgcggtgCCCGCTTGCGTGTTGTTTTGCTTCATTTGTTGTCCtgctttttttactttttcatcgTCCAATTCTCATCGGCACTGTCGCCGTGTCCGAAAGAACGACGACGAACAATCTTGGACAATGGCTGAGGCGCGGTGCAGTAACAGCGTCAGCCGGAGTCCGCAGCGATTAACAGACGAGAATAAAGGATCGAGTAGCCGTATCGCGTCATAGTGTATAGAGTATAATTACGGAACTGCATCGCAGGTCGATGTTCATTTTAAATAGTAAACCTTAACCCGAACCGTAGACGACGACAATACAGCTTTTGACATGGCATCGGTGCGCGTGGCTGTCAGGGTTCGGCCTTTTAACAAGAGGTGATTTTCACAGCTGATTCATTTAATATATGTTGTCGAAAATTTAACCATACTACGGTACAACTTGCTATAGGTCCACATCTACACAGTGCTCTATTTATCAAGCTTCACACTTTCGAtgcatttttatattattatatttatagagGTGATGGTTTTGAATAATATCCAAATTAATCCGACTTTCGTTTGTTTTGCTATTCCAGAGAATTGGCTATGAATGCCAAGTTGATTATCCAAATGGATGGAAAGCGAACGAGGATATTTAATACCAAGGTAAACAAATACAAATACATATGTACTCGTATTCGTCAGTTAAAAATCGTTTCGACATTGCGGTAGCGAAtgtagtatacatatatctatgcCGAACCACATGATCTAAACAATCGACGTTGGTTATGAGTACAAGTCATTTATGCGCTGTTGCGTCGCATGTACGACAATTATAGTTTTTCTACTCCGACTTGATcctatttttatgtttttattttcattcgtttcaacTATTCCCTTCACATTTACACGCCGCAGGCTATGCCtcacatatacatacatatatcgtGCGCGAAAATGAATTGCATAATCATTGCGCGACGACCGATAAAGATTATTttaatatacaaattaataCTTATGCACGCGCACGGAAAATGGACCAAGTCGGTCTATCGgctgtataattattacacaggtcaacacgaattttgacTTTGATAAGAGGGTATGAAATTGCGATAGATTTATCGAtaattggatgaaaaatatatatatgccctgaaaaagtttgcttttCTATCCAGGAGAACGGTTGAAGTGTATTTTAGAAAATCCatagttaaaatttttatttattgataactcgaaacaaacatatttatatgtaatttGTATCAACTTTTACTATCAtatcaaattacaaaatagtGGAAAAAAGTGTGAAAGGGAACCctattactttttcttccaTGTTCATAAGTACTGTTTTCACTGAACACCAAATGTAGTCACACATCATATTTTCGTTGTATTGGTCCTGATAACGTTGTTCGAAGTTCATAATATCTTGATGAAAACGTTCTCCTTGTACTTCTGAGCACGCCTCCATGTTGTTGTCAAATTTATCTAAATGAGCATGCAGCATATGTACTTTTAGAGACATTCTGCAACCCATGgttataaagttttttttaacatacTTTCAACTAGATCTTGGTAATTTTCATGTTCGTTATTCCCTAAAAATCCAGAGGCTACTGCTTTAAAACTATtccaacctttttttttttttggcggtATTTTTAAATGTACCAGAACTGTTTAATATGTCTACGATAACTTAAAAGAatgtattattatcaaaactactacaaaagcaaactttatatGGAATATGGGtatttttcctttattttggagcataatgaaaagaaaaatcataaaataaattttaggaaacggacaaaaaatttttatgtagAGTTGTGTTATCGATGGACTAAGTCTAACTTGCAATGGATTTTCTCTATATAATAACCGTATAGTTTGTTGTGTACTGTATAGCTATACTACAGTTACACAACACAatcttgaaaacaaaaaacgataGAAAAATGACGATCTTGCATACCATCGGAAAGATCAGCTCCGTTTAAAGAGAAAGTCGTTATAATAAAGGTAAAATGATTGAGTTCATGTAAATGCACAACACACAGCCACCCGGGGAGAGCAGCGAATACCGCGCTGCATTAACGCAGCAGCTGGTGTGTTGCATgtgcaattttttacaatga is a window encoding:
- the LOC124297283 gene encoding presenilin-1, whose protein sequence is MTDSDTDSANEYTRLMDGHVAEVRPDGLVSDRRKRRSKSHERPVASETSSQGENGVPDVRIETPGSTTLVIPERRRHGSNSGGPPNNSDEFTNEDEEELKYGAAHVIKLFVPVSLCMLVVVATINSVNFYTIKDIYLLYTPFREESPHTSTKVWQAIANSFILMSVIVVMTVILILLYKYRFYKTIHAWLILSSLMLLFLFSILYCEEVLRAYNIPMDLITFSIGLWNFGVAGMICIHWQGPLRLQQAYLIFIAALMALVFIKYLPEWTTWVVLGVISIWDLIAVLTPNGPLRILVETAQARNEPIFPALIYSSTILYTFTMNYVGYVATPTVSMASGDAAAGDTVGSPTPTQTRRSAGAGDSEEGGFTNEWVATHADRSARRAREIREEPSSLTEPSRPGQYRNESQQQQQAAMEEERGIKLGLGDFIFYCVLVGKASSYGDWNTTLACFVAILIGLCLTLLLLAIFKKALPALPISITVGLIFYFATRVIVAPFADSLASEQVFI